A segment of the Streptomyces sp. XD-27 genome:
CCGCGCTGTCCTCCCAGCGGCAGGCGTACGCTCCGGCGACGGTGTACGCGCGCAGGGCCTCGTCCACGGCGATGCCCTCGTCCGGACCGATCGCCTGGCCCGACGAGGATGCGCGCTCGACCATGAACTGGATGGCCCGCAGGGGTGAGCCGTCCGTGACGGGACGGTCGGAGCTGCCCACGAGGGTGATGCCGTGATCCAGGAACCCCCGACCCCGGTACATCCACGGCGCCCGCTCCTCGCCCATGATCGAGGCGTAGTCGTCGCCGAAGTAGCGCAGGAAGTTCGGCTGGATCACCGCGCTCACATCAAGCCGTGCGAAGCGCGGCAGTTGGTCGGGCCGGATCAGGCCGGCGTGTTCGATGCGGTGCCGGGCGTCCGGACGCCGCCGGATGCGTTGTGCCCGTTCCAGGGCGTCCAGGGCGAGGTCGGCAGCGCGGTCGCCGATGGCGTGGACGGCGAGCTGCCATCCGGCGAGGTGGCCGTCCACGATGGTGTCCGCGAGGCGCTCCGGGTCGTCCTGGAGCTGCCCGGTGTGTTCCATGCCGGCGTACGGGGTCGTGAGCGCGGCGGTGCGGGCCATCATGCCGCCGTCGGTGTAGATCTTGAGCGCGCCCACGGAGAGCCAGTCGTCGCCGAACCCGGTGCGCAGGCCGAGGTCCAGGGCGCGGGGGACACCGTCGGCCTCGTGGGCGGCGAGGGGCCGCAGGGCGTCGGCGGCCGCCATGAGCTGCACCCGCAGGGGCAGGCGGCCCTGATCGCGCAGTAGTTGGTAGGCGCCTGCCTCGATCGGGCTGTGGCCCAACAGGCCGCCCCCGATGCCCGCCTCGGCGCAGGCGGTGACCCCCTCGGCCAGGCACGTCCGGGCGGCGTACTCGATCGCGTCCGCGAGCTCCTCCTGGGAGTACGGCAGACGCAGCCGCCGGGCGGCGGCCATGGCGCCCTCGGCCAGGAAGCCCTCCCGGTGCGGAACGTCGGCCGGAAGCAGATCCAGGACGGCGCTGTTGACCACACAGGCGTGTCCTGAGTCGTGCATCATGAACACCTTGCGCCCATAGCTGACCTGATCCAGCTCGGCGGCAGTCAGATGGCGTCCCAGAGCTCGCTGGTCGTACCCGCCGATATCCACCCAGTCGCCGGGCGCACCTTTCCGGGAGGCGGCCTCTTCCACGACCGCGAGCACGTCCTCGACCCGCTCGCACGGTGCCACACTCGGCGCGCTCGCCTTCAGACCGGTCCAGGCCAGGTGCACATGGCTGTCGATGAACCCGGGGAGGACGGTGGCGCCCTGAAGGTCGATCACCTCGTCTGACGGAAGTGAGGCCACCGCGTCGTCCAGTCCCACGATCCGGCCGCGCCAGATGCCCAGGTCGTGGGCGAGCGGATGGTCCGGGTCCATGGTGAGGATGTTCGCGTTCGTCAGCCTCGTGGTAAGCATGGGCGGTTCCCTCCTGGAGGGTGTCGGTCACGGCGGTGTGCCCGGCCATGGCGGGGCGCTTGGGCGCGGCAGGCACAGGCCGAGGCGGCGCGCGACGTCGCGGGAACGCCTAGCGGGGCGTGCCGATCTCGTCGGCGAGCTGCCGGGCCTCGTCGGTGGCGGACTTCAGACGCCGGTCGAGGATCGACTCCAGGATCTCGCCGACCCTGATCGCGGTGTTCGACAGCAGGGACGACGTGATGCCGTGCGTGTGCTCGGTGCCGCCCTGGAGGTAGATGCCGCACCGCAGTGCGGGGTCGGTCGTGACGCGGTAGTCGCGCTCGACCCGGACCCGGCCCTCGTCGTCGCGGTGGCAGTACCCTTCGACCTCGCCGAGAAGGCCGGAGGCGTCCGCGGGCCGGTAGCCCGTGGCGTACACCACGACGTCGGCATCCAGCGGAGTCCTCTCCCCCGTGACCAGCGACTCGACCGTTGCCCGGACCCTGTCCGGGGCCTCGACCACGTCGGTGAGCCGCGACACGTTGAGGAACCGCAGCCGCTCCGTACCGAGGACCTTCTCCTGGTACGACTGGCGGTACAGGTCATCGATCAGGTCGATGTCCACCACCGAGTAGTTGGTGTTGCCGTGGTAGCCGATCAGCCTGCGCTTGGTCTCGTCCGGGGCCGTGAAGTACTCGTCGACCGCCGCGGGATCGAAGATACGGTTGGCGAAGCCGCTGTCGTCGGCCGGGCTGTAGCCATAGCGGGAGAAGACCGCGCAGACCTCGGCCTCGGGGAAGCGCCGGTGGAGGTACGCCACGTTCTCGGCGGCGCTCTGGCCGGCGCCGACCACGATGAAGCGGGACGGGCCGGTGCCTTCCAGGCTGTCCACCCGTGTCAGCAGGTCGGAGTTGTGCCAGACCCGGTCCGTTCGCCGGACGCCCGCCGGCATGTACGGCCGCAGGCCCGTGCCGATCACGAGATTGCGGGCCCGGTGGACCACCGATTCCGATCCCGAACGGGACGTCACATCCACGTACTCCACGGCTCCGTCGCGCATGACGGGCCGCACGGCGACCACCTCGTGCCCGTAGGACACCATGTCGTCGACCTTCGCCGCGGCCCACTCGAAGTAGTCGTGGAACTCCACCCGCAGGGGGAACAGGTTCTTCTGGTTGATGAAGTCGATCAGTCGCCCCTCGCTCTGCAGGTAGCACAGGAAGCTGAACTCGCTGGCCGGGTTGCGCAGCGTCACCAGGTCCTTGAGGAAGGACACTTGCATGGTCGCGTCGTCGAACAGCATGCCGCGGTGCCAGCCGAAGCGCGGCTGCCGCTCGAAGAAGTGAGCAGTGACCGCCTCCTGCCTCCCGATGCGTGCGTTGTGCTCACTGAGCGCTATCGCCATGGCCACGTTGGACGGCCCGAAGCCGATGCCTATGAGGTCGTGGATCACCGGTGCGTCGCCAGGAAGAGCCTGTGACATGTCACTCCATCGTGCGGGCAGCGCCTGTCAGGCGTCGAAGAGCGTCGGGAGGAGGGCACGCCGACGAGCGGCGCCCCAGCGGAACTTAGGCAAAGCTAACCTGATCCGACCAACCTGTCGACACGTCAAAAACAGATAGGTCGTCGTTCACGACGGCAACCGCACTGGGGATCGGGCTCGTTGCACCCTTAGGTAAGGCTTGCTTTACTTGGCCCTGATCGATCGCTCTTCAGAGGAGGAACCCGATGCGGGTCGTCATGTTCGGATATCAGACCTGGGGCCACCGCACCCTGCAAGCGCTCCTGGACTCCGAGCACGACGTGGTGATGGTCGTGACCCACCCCAAGAGCGAGCACGCCTACGAGAAGATCTGGAGCGACTCGGTCGCCGACCTCGCCTCAGAGCACGGCGTTCCGGTACTGATCCGCAACCGCCCGGACGACGAGGAACTGTTCGAGCGGCTCAAGGACGCCGACCCGGACATCATCGTGGCCAACAACTGGCGGACGTGGATTCCCCCGCGGATCTTCAACCTGCCCCGCCGCGGCACGCTCAACGTCCATGACTCGCTCCTGCCCGCATACGCCGGCTTCTCCCCGCTGATCTGGGCCCTGATCAACGGCGAGCCCGAAGTGGGCGTCACCGCACACATGATGAACGACGAGCTCGACGCCGGTGACATCGTGCTCCAGCGGGCCGTGACGGTCGGGCCGACGGACACGGCCACCGATCTGTTCCACAAGACCGTCGACCTCATCGCCCCGGTCACGACCGGCGCGCTCGGCCTCATCGCCTCCGGACAGACGGAGTTCACCCAGCAGGACCGGTCAAAGGCGAGCTTCTTCCACAAGCGGTCCGAAGACGACATCCGGTTCGACTGGAACTGGCCCGCACAAGACCTGGAGCGCCTGGTCCGGGCCCAGTCCGCCCCGTACCCGAGCGCGTTCACCTTCCACCAGGGCAAGCGTCTGGAGGTCCTGGCCGCGGTCGTGTCCCAGGGCCGTTACGGCGGTACTCCCGGCCGCATCTTCTACCGCGAGGGTGACGGGGTGGTGGTCGTCGCCGGAGCCGACGCGCGCAGGGGGCGCAACCACGGCCTGGCCATCACGCGCGTACGCACCGAGGACGGCCGCGAGATGCCCGCGACCGATTACTTCACCTCGATGGGCGGCTACCTCACCAGCCGTCCCTGACGAGCTGCGTTCCGCCGACTGATCCACCGGTGCCCCGCCATGGCCCCGGGGCACCGGTCGTCGCCGCCGTGCGGATCACTCGTTCCGCGCGGCGGCGATGCTTTTTCGGCGCTCTTTCGGCGAGCGCGGCATCGCCCCATCGACACGAACCAGCCGCCGAGGCGGCTACCGGCGACGGGAGGCCAGCGCGAGGGTGTCGAGCAGCGGGACGGTGCGGGACCAGCCGAGGCAGGGGTCGGTGACGCTGAGGTCAGGGCGGAGTGTTTCCGCCGCGGGGTCCTGTCTGCCATCGGACAGGAAGGACTCGATCATGACGCCGGCCAGGGAGGGGTCGCCGTCGCTGATCTGCTGGGCCAGCTCGGCGATGACGGCAGGCTGGCGGTTGTGGTCCTTGCCGCTGTTGCCGTGTGAGGCGTCGACGACGATGCGCTGAGGGAGGCCGGCTGCTGCGAGGGCCGAGCGGGCCTGCGCCACGCTCGCCCTGTCGTAGTTGGGGGTCGGGCCGCCGCGGAGCACCAGGTGGGTGTCGGGGTTCCCGGTGCTGTGGAGGGTGGCGAGGCGGCCGTCGAAGGACACGGCGGGGAAGGTGTGGGGGTGGGCGGCGGCCTGGACGGCGGCGATGGCGGTGTCGGTACGGCCCGATACGCAGTTCTTCATGCCGACCGGCATGGGAAGCCAGGAGGCCAGGTGGCGGTGCGGCTGGCTGGCGACGGTTCGCGCACCGATGGCGGCCCACGACACCGTGTCGGCCACGTACGGGGAAAGGGCGGGGTCGACGAACTCGTAGGCCAGGGGCAGGTCCGTGGCGGCGGCCTCGGTCAGGAAGGACCGGCCGAGGCGCAGACCGGCTGCCAGGTCACCCTTGTCGTCGAGCGTGGGAGCGGTGAGCAGGCCGGTCCAGCCGGTGACGGTCCGGGGTTTCTCCAGGTAGGCGCGGAGGACGATGACCAGGTCGTCGGCGAGGCGTCGGGCGGCGGTGGCGAGCAGGCCGGCGTACTCCAGTGCGGCGGTGGTGTCGTGGACCGAACAGGGGCCGACGACCACGAGCAGACGAGGATCCCGGCGGGCGAGGACGGCGGCGATGGTGTCGCGATGGCGGGCCACGGCTTCGGCTGTCGCCTGGGGCAGGGGGTGGGCTGCGGCGAGATCGGCCGGTGTGGGCAGTGGGTGCATCATGGCTTCCTGACGTGGGTTCGGGGCAGCCTCGTGGCCCCGGCGGCGGCGAGCAGGCAGAAACCGAGCACCCACCAGAAGGTGTCGGCGAAGGCCCAGGAGATGTCCGGGCCGCGGGCGGCCAGCCGGTTCTGCAGGACCACGGCGAGGGCCGCGGTGCCGACGGAGCCGCCGACGGTGTTGAGCAGGTTGAGCGCTCCGGACGCGCGGGGCAGGTGTTCGGGCTCGATGCGGCTGTAGACGATGTTCATCACGGGCGCGCCGATCATGGCCATCCCGACGCCCCGGACCGCGAGCGCCGAGACGATCACGACGTCCGGGGGCTGGTGGCCGAGCTGGGTGAACGGGACCGTACCCGCGACGATCAGCACGATGCCGGTGACCACCAGGGTCCGGGGCACGACCTTGTCGATGGTGCGATTGACCAGCACCGACCCGGCCGCCGCGCCCAGCCCCTGAGGGGCGAGCAACAGCCCGGCCTCCCCCGCCGACAGTCCTCGGCCGGTCTGGAAGTACAGCGGCAGCAGGAACATCGTGCCGAACACGGACGCGCCCAGTACGAGCAGCGCGAGGGCGGCGGCGCCGAAGGGCGGCCGGGTGAACAGGCGGGGGTCGACCAGGGGGGTGGCGCGGGTGCGCAGGCCGTGGACGGTGAAGGCGACCAGCATCGCCAGGCCCGCCGCGATGCCGAGCGCGGCCGGGAGGGTGCGGCCGTGGGCGACCTCGGTCAGCCCGAACACCAGCACGGCCAGGCCGGGTGAGAGCAGCGCCGCCCCCCGCAGGTCGAACGCCGTCCGCTGCGGTGCAGGCGGCACCTCGGGGACGTACCGGCGGGCGAGGAGGATAGCGGCCGTGCCGATCGGCAGGTTCACCAGGAACAGCCACGGCCAGGGCGCCACGGCCAGGATGGAGCCGCCGACCAACGGGCCGAACACCGGGGAGAGGAGCGGGACGACCGAGACGATGCTGATCACCCGCCCGGTGCGCTCCCTGCCCGCGATGCGGGCCAGGAGCGCCTGTCCGGTGGCGGGCAGCAACCCGGCGCCGAGTCCCTGGACCACCCGGAACACGATCAGGCTGGGCGCCGACCAGGCCAGCGCGCACAGC
Coding sequences within it:
- a CDS encoding 3-deoxy-7-phosphoheptulonate synthase, coding for MMHPLPTPADLAAAHPLPQATAEAVARHRDTIAAVLARRDPRLLVVVGPCSVHDTTAALEYAGLLATAARRLADDLVIVLRAYLEKPRTVTGWTGLLTAPTLDDKGDLAAGLRLGRSFLTEAAATDLPLAYEFVDPALSPYVADTVSWAAIGARTVASQPHRHLASWLPMPVGMKNCVSGRTDTAIAAVQAAAHPHTFPAVSFDGRLATLHSTGNPDTHLVLRGGPTPNYDRASVAQARSALAAAGLPQRIVVDASHGNSGKDHNRQPAVIAELAQQISDGDPSLAGVMIESFLSDGRQDPAAETLRPDLSVTDPCLGWSRTVPLLDTLALASRRR
- a CDS encoding methionyl-tRNA formyltransferase produces the protein MRVVMFGYQTWGHRTLQALLDSEHDVVMVVTHPKSEHAYEKIWSDSVADLASEHGVPVLIRNRPDDEELFERLKDADPDIIVANNWRTWIPPRIFNLPRRGTLNVHDSLLPAYAGFSPLIWALINGEPEVGVTAHMMNDELDAGDIVLQRAVTVGPTDTATDLFHKTVDLIAPVTTGALGLIASGQTEFTQQDRSKASFFHKRSEDDIRFDWNWPAQDLERLVRAQSAPYPSAFTFHQGKRLEVLAAVVSQGRYGGTPGRIFYREGDGVVVVAGADARRGRNHGLAITRVRTEDGREMPATDYFTSMGGYLTSRP
- a CDS encoding lysine N(6)-hydroxylase/L-ornithine N(5)-oxygenase family protein, producing the protein MSQALPGDAPVIHDLIGIGFGPSNVAMAIALSEHNARIGRQEAVTAHFFERQPRFGWHRGMLFDDATMQVSFLKDLVTLRNPASEFSFLCYLQSEGRLIDFINQKNLFPLRVEFHDYFEWAAAKVDDMVSYGHEVVAVRPVMRDGAVEYVDVTSRSGSESVVHRARNLVIGTGLRPYMPAGVRRTDRVWHNSDLLTRVDSLEGTGPSRFIVVGAGQSAAENVAYLHRRFPEAEVCAVFSRYGYSPADDSGFANRIFDPAAVDEYFTAPDETKRRLIGYHGNTNYSVVDIDLIDDLYRQSYQEKVLGTERLRFLNVSRLTDVVEAPDRVRATVESLVTGERTPLDADVVVYATGYRPADASGLLGEVEGYCHRDDEGRVRVERDYRVTTDPALRCGIYLQGGTEHTHGITSSLLSNTAIRVGEILESILDRRLKSATDEARQLADEIGTPR
- a CDS encoding amidohydrolase; this translates as MLTTRLTNANILTMDPDHPLAHDLGIWRGRIVGLDDAVASLPSDEVIDLQGATVLPGFIDSHVHLAWTGLKASAPSVAPCERVEDVLAVVEEAASRKGAPGDWVDIGGYDQRALGRHLTAAELDQVSYGRKVFMMHDSGHACVVNSAVLDLLPADVPHREGFLAEGAMAAARRLRLPYSQEELADAIEYAARTCLAEGVTACAEAGIGGGLLGHSPIEAGAYQLLRDQGRLPLRVQLMAAADALRPLAAHEADGVPRALDLGLRTGFGDDWLSVGALKIYTDGGMMARTAALTTPYAGMEHTGQLQDDPERLADTIVDGHLAGWQLAVHAIGDRAADLALDALERAQRIRRRPDARHRIEHAGLIRPDQLPRFARLDVSAVIQPNFLRYFGDDYASIMGEERAPWMYRGRGFLDHGITLVGSSDRPVTDGSPLRAIQFMVERASSSGQAIGPDEGIAVDEALRAYTVAGAYACRWEDSAGSLTPGKRADLVVLGDDPRRVSSSRIGDIHVVATFVDGRKTEGAKPL
- a CDS encoding MDR family MFS transporter; amino-acid sequence: MSEKTAPPPAKVDADLLRIAFILVLGTFMATIDATIVSVGIDTLAEDFGASVTEIQWVSTAYLLAVVAAVPASGWLAGRFGGRRTWLAAVGVFLLGSLLCALAWSAPSLIVFRVVQGLGAGLLPATGQALLARIAGRERTGRVISIVSVVPLLSPVFGPLVGGSILAVAPWPWLFLVNLPIGTAAILLARRYVPEVPPAPQRTAFDLRGAALLSPGLAVLVFGLTEVAHGRTLPAALGIAAGLAMLVAFTVHGLRTRATPLVDPRLFTRPPFGAAALALLVLGASVFGTMFLLPLYFQTGRGLSAGEAGLLLAPQGLGAAAGSVLVNRTIDKVVPRTLVVTGIVLIVAGTVPFTQLGHQPPDVVIVSALAVRGVGMAMIGAPVMNIVYSRIEPEHLPRASGALNLLNTVGGSVGTAALAVVLQNRLAARGPDISWAFADTFWWVLGFCLLAAAGATRLPRTHVRKP